The DNA region GTAGGCTGATCGGCACATGCGTCCCTTCGTGATCGCCGGCCGGGTTTTCGTGATGGGCGTCGTGGTCTTCTGGTACCTCACGCTCTACGGCTTCGGCCGCCTGCGCGTGCGACTGCTTCCGCGGGGAGAGCGGGCCCGGGCCCGCGCGCGGCTGCAGGGCCGCATCCTGCGGCGCGTGCTCACGGCCCTCGGCGCCACCTTCATCAAGCTCGGGCAGGTGCTCAGCACGCGCCCCGACCTCCTCGAGCCCGAGGTGATCGACGAGCTCAAGCAGCTCCAGGACAAGCTGCCCCCCTTCTCCTTCGAACGGGCGCGGCGGCAGATCGAGGGGGACCTGGGCGGACCGGTCGAGCAGCACTTCGCCGAGATCGAGCCGGCCCCGGTGGCGGCGGCGAGTGTGGCCCAGGTGCACCGTGGACGCCTCGCGGACGGGCGCGTCGTGGCGGTGAAGGTGCTGCGCCCCGACGTGCGGCAGAAGGTGGAGCGCGACGCGGCCATCCTGCGCGCGGGAGCCCGGCTCGTGGCGCTGCACCCGCGTGCGCGGCTCTCGGACCCGGTCGGGCACCTCGAGCACTTCGTGCAGGGGATCATCGATCAGACCGACCTCCGGCTCGAGGCGGCGCACTACGAGACCTTCCGCCGCAACTTCGAGGACGAGCCGCGGGTGCGCTTTCCGGAGGTCCACCCGACGCTCTCGAGCGGCAACGTGATGACGATGGAGTTCGTGGAAGGGAACAAGGTGGATGCCCTCCCCCCCGGCGACCACCGCCCGCTCGCGCTGCTCCTGCAGGACCTCGTCATGCGCATGTGCTTCGAGCACGGCTTCGTCCACGCCGATCTTCACCCGGGGAACTTCCTCGTCCTTCCCGACGGAAAGGTCGTGCTCTTCGACGTGGGGCTGGTGAAACGCCTCGGTCCGGGCCTCCTGCGCCAGTTCACGGACTTCACCCGCTGCATGACGATGGGGGACGCCAAGGACATGGTGGCCCACCTGAAGGAGTTCCACGGTTACGTGGGACAGCTCGACTGGGACGAGGTGGAGCGCGACCTGGAGGTCTTTCTCGGCCACTTCCGTCAGCTCGACGTGGCGCAGCTCGAGTTCGGCGGACTGGTCAACGACCTCTTGGCGCTGGCGCGGCGGCACCGACTCCGCCCGATGGCCGAGATGGTGCTCGTCCTCGTGGCGCTCGTCACGATCGAGGGGGTCGGCAAGAGCCTCCATCCGGACCGCAACCTCTTCGACGAGACGGCGCGCTTCCTCGGTCCGTTGCTGGCCCGCGGCCAGGGCCTCGGCGCCTGACACAGAAGCACGTCGTTGCGTGATCAAGCCGTGGGCAAACATGGTCGCAGTTTAGGTGACGTGCGGCACGCGCGCTGAGTCGTGCGCGCCACAGTGCAGCGCGCGGGCGACGGCGTACGATGGCGCACGCGGGGTCGAGGCTGCGTTTTCGCGCCCGCCGCGCCGGCACGCGCTTTGCTCCCACCGCGCGTCATGCGACCTCTGCGACTCTCGCGTCTGCGTCGTTCGGCCGCCGCCTGCGCCGTCGCGTGCGTCGCGACCCTCTCCGGCTGCGCGGGGCTGCGTCCGGTCCACCCACGCATGGCCCCCGAGTTCGCGCGGGGCGAGGCGCCGGTGCGGAAGGTGGCCCTGCTCCCCGTCGACCTCAGCTTGCAGGTGGCCGGCCGCTCGGTGCGCTCGCCGGAGCTCGAGCGCGCCATCCAGGCGCTCAGCCATCGGGCCGTGAGCGAGCTGGTGCTGGCGCTCCGTCGGCGGGGCTACGAGGTGAACGCGGTGCTACGGCCCGACGGAGTGGCGCTCGCGCTCCCCGGGGGGAAGCTCGAGGCCGTGCTGCATCCGCAGGACCTTCTCGCCCTGCGCGTGCAGCTCCACGAGCAGACGGCGCACGCTCCCCCCGGTCCCGGCCCGCTCGAGGCCGAGACCTCGCCCGAGCTCACCATCCCGCTCAAGGCCGTGCTGGGGGCCGACGCCACGCTCTACGCCCGAGGCTGGGCCTACGTGGCGCCGAGGCAGAGCGGCTGGATCACCGCGCTGCAGATCGTGGGCATCACGCTCCTCGTCGCGGTGGCGGTGGTGCTGATCGCCGCCGCCATCGCGGGCAAGGGGAAGGGGCTGAGCGGCCTCGGCAAGCTCTTCTCGGGGATCGGGCGCGGGGCGGCGCACGTCGCGGTGGCCCTCGGCCGCATCACGGTGCGGGCGCTCCCCGAGCTCGTGCGCCTCGGCGCGATCGCGACCCACGCCGGGAGCCGACCCTGCCGGAGTTGCGTGCCTCCTCCCGATTGGCGGGATCCCTGGGACCGGTCACCGCCCCGGGAGAGCGGCGCGCGTCAGCTCCCGCACCCGGTCCCGCTCACGCTCGACCTGCGCGGGAGAGGACCGGCCCCGACGAGCTCGGTCGCGGGAGTGGCCATCTCGCTCGTGCACAACGAGACGGGGCGCGTGCTCTGGCACGCGGGGCAGACCTTCGAGGTCACCCTGACCGGGGAGGGGAAGCTCGAGCGCCTGATCGAGCACTTCCTGAAGCAGCTCCCGCTGGCGCCCGGTCCGCTGCCCGGTCCGCTGCCCGGTCCGGCCCGGCTCAGAGCCCCGCGTTGAGCCCCTGCAGCTCGGCGGGCACGAACCGGCCGTCCTTGCGGACCAGCTCGCCGTCGAACCAGATCTCGCCGCCGCCGTGCTCGGGGGTCTGGATCAGCACCATGTCCCAGTGGATGCAGCTCCGGTTGCCGTTGTCCGCTTCGTCGTACGCGTTGCCGGGCGTGAGGTGGAACGAGCCGCCGATCTTCTCGTCGAAGAGCGCGTCGAGCATGGGCTGGCGCACGCGGTTGTTGCAGCCGAGCGACCACTCGCCCACGTAGCGCGCCCCCTCGTCGGCGTCGAAGATCTGGTTCAGGCGCGCCTCGTCCCGCGCGCAGCTCGCGCGCACGATCTTGCCGGCGCGGAACTCGAGCTCCACCTGCTCGAAGACCGTCCCCTGATAGAGGGCCGGCGTGTTGAAGCGGATCACCCCGTTCAGGCTGTCCCGGACCGGGGCGGTGAAGACCTCGCCGTCGGGGATGTTGCGCTGACCGTGGCAGGGGCGCACCGGGATCCCCTTGATGGAGAACGTGAGCTCGGTCCCGGGGCCCACGATCCGCACCCGGTCGGTGCGGCTCATGCGCGCGACGAGCGGCTCCTGGTCCTTGGCCATCTGCACGTAGTCCGCCGTGCAGACGTCGTAGTAAAAGCGCTCGAAGGCCTCGGTGCTCATCTTGGCCGCCTGCGCCATCGAGGGCGTGGGGTAGCGGAGCACGACCCACTTGGTCTTCGGGACCCGCACCTGCGTGTGCACCGCCTGCCACCAGAGCTTCTGATAGAGCTCCATCTGGGGCGGGGGCACGTCGGAGAACTGGCTCGTGTTGGTCGCGCCACGGATGCCGATGTAGGCCTGCATCTGCTCCATGCGGGCGCGTTCGAAGGCGCCGGCCGCGCCGAGGCTCTCCTCGGTGCCCTCGCGGTAGAGGGCGCGGAGCACCTCGTTGTTCTTCCACTCCACGAGCGGGTGCGCCCCACGGGCGCGGGCCAGGCGCACGAGCTCGCACACCAGCCGCGTGTCGGGCAGGTCGAAGGCCTCGATGAGGACCTTCTCGCCGGGTTGAAGCTGGCAGCTATGGTCCACGAGGGTCTCGGCCAAGCGGGTCATACGGGGGTCGGACATGCGGGCTCCTCCGGTCGGGTGTCGGGCGGTCGAGGAACGGAAGAGTAGAAGCACCGAGGCGTGGCGGTCAACGCGGGGCAGCCCTGGGTCGTGGCCCGGTCGCGGGTCGCGCCGTGCAACCTCGCGTGTGCAGGCGAGGTGGGGTGGTCCCCCCCGGGGATCTCGTCGCCGCGCCGCGGCACCTCGCCATCCCCGGGACTTGGGAAGCGCCGAGCGTGCGCGAGCCCGTGGCACCCGGGTTGCTTTGGTCGAACCTCTGCATGACCCACACAACGCCGTTCTCCGCCCCCCCGTCCCGTCAACGTCGTCACGCGCGCTGGGCCCTCGCGCTCGGCGCCGCGCTGTCGTGGTCCGCCTGCGCACCTCCCGAGCTGGAGGGGGACGTGGACGGGGAGGACCACGTGCACGAGCACGCCCCCGACCCGGCGGAGGGCGAGCGGCAGATGGCGGCGGCGTGCACGGATCCGGCGCACACCCATCCGAAGTCGCCCGTCTTCGGCAAGAGCATCGACCGCTACGCCTCCTACGTGGGGCAGTCGCGCTGCGATCCCGTCGCCAAGCCCGGCGTGGTCAGCTTCACCAAGCTCGTGCTGGCGGCGTACCCGTGCACGAGGAGCTACGGCATCGTGCGCGCGTGCAACTCGGGCGGGCAGAGCGAGCACAAGGAAGGGCGCGCGTGGGATTGGGGCCTCCCCGCGTCGCATCCGGCGACCAAGGCGCTGCTCACCTGGTTGCTCGCCACCGACGCGCAGGGGCACCGGCACGCCATGGCCCGCCGCTTCGGCATCATGTACATGATCTCGAACCGGCGCATGTGGCGCGCGTACAGCCCGAACGACGGCTGGCGCTCGTACAGCGGGTCGAACCCCCACACCGATCACGTGCATATCAGCTTCAGCTGGGCGGGAGCACGCAAGGAGACCAGCTTCTGGCATCCACCGGCCCAGCCGAAGCCCCCCGA from Deltaproteobacteria bacterium includes:
- a CDS encoding AarF/ABC1/UbiB kinase family protein, with protein sequence MRPFVIAGRVFVMGVVVFWYLTLYGFGRLRVRLLPRGERARARARLQGRILRRVLTALGATFIKLGQVLSTRPDLLEPEVIDELKQLQDKLPPFSFERARRQIEGDLGGPVEQHFAEIEPAPVAAASVAQVHRGRLADGRVVAVKVLRPDVRQKVERDAAILRAGARLVALHPRARLSDPVGHLEHFVQGIIDQTDLRLEAAHYETFRRNFEDEPRVRFPEVHPTLSSGNVMTMEFVEGNKVDALPPGDHRPLALLLQDLVMRMCFEHGFVHADLHPGNFLVLPDGKVVLFDVGLVKRLGPGLLRQFTDFTRCMTMGDAKDMVAHLKEFHGYVGQLDWDEVERDLEVFLGHFRQLDVAQLEFGGLVNDLLALARRHRLRPMAEMVLVLVALVTIEGVGKSLHPDRNLFDETARFLGPLLARGQGLGA
- a CDS encoding aminopeptidase; translated protein: MSDPRMTRLAETLVDHSCQLQPGEKVLIEAFDLPDTRLVCELVRLARARGAHPLVEWKNNEVLRALYREGTEESLGAAGAFERARMEQMQAYIGIRGATNTSQFSDVPPPQMELYQKLWWQAVHTQVRVPKTKWVVLRYPTPSMAQAAKMSTEAFERFYYDVCTADYVQMAKDQEPLVARMSRTDRVRIVGPGTELTFSIKGIPVRPCHGQRNIPDGEVFTAPVRDSLNGVIRFNTPALYQGTVFEQVELEFRAGKIVRASCARDEARLNQIFDADEGARYVGEWSLGCNNRVRQPMLDALFDEKIGGSFHLTPGNAYDEADNGNRSCIHWDMVLIQTPEHGGGEIWFDGELVRKDGRFVPAELQGLNAGL